A part of Paraliobacillus zengyii genomic DNA contains:
- a CDS encoding bifunctional folylpolyglutamate synthase/dihydrofolate synthase — protein MIYTIEEVDEFLNARTRGGIKPGLERVNILLEALDHPERKFESVHIAGTNGKGSTLTYISTCMVLSDYKIGTFTSPSIAKRNDMIQINHQAISDQSFMEIFNQLLPAIHILELQDNPPSSFEIIVAIAYGYFAGNIDLAIIETGMGGLEDATNAINPILSIITTIGIDHRTFLGETYQEIAHHKAGIIKRYVPIILGEMPKVAEKVIRNVAEHNQAELVQIGEDFNYQNVRIDDNKREAFTFQTKEVSYPITLRMRGTHQIHNATLAVMALLQLRDRGFSKALNAVETGMSQATLFGRFEQISNQPIVIVDGAHNVEGITAFIKTVQRYFPTEEKQLLFAAFVDKPIKQMVGLLESYFDTITFTSFDHQRAAKASELYEQVENHGKIEEADWQQALQKILNEDKDKITFITGSLDFIGKVRDFFE, from the coding sequence TTGATTTATACAATAGAAGAAGTAGATGAATTTTTAAATGCCCGAACACGTGGTGGAATAAAGCCTGGATTAGAAAGAGTGAACATTTTATTAGAAGCACTTGATCATCCAGAAAGGAAATTTGAATCTGTACATATAGCAGGGACTAACGGCAAAGGATCAACACTAACATATATTTCTACTTGTATGGTTTTAAGTGATTATAAAATAGGTACATTCACCTCGCCAAGTATAGCGAAGCGAAACGATATGATTCAAATTAACCATCAAGCCATATCTGATCAATCTTTCATGGAAATTTTTAATCAGTTACTACCAGCGATTCATATACTTGAGTTGCAAGATAATCCACCAAGTTCTTTTGAAATTATTGTAGCTATTGCTTATGGTTATTTTGCTGGAAATATTGATTTGGCAATTATTGAAACAGGGATGGGAGGACTGGAGGATGCAACCAACGCAATTAATCCTATTCTATCAATTATTACAACCATCGGTATTGATCACCGAACATTTTTAGGAGAAACTTATCAAGAAATAGCACATCACAAAGCTGGAATTATCAAACGCTATGTTCCCATAATACTAGGTGAAATGCCTAAAGTTGCTGAGAAAGTTATCAGAAATGTCGCAGAACATAATCAAGCTGAATTAGTGCAAATCGGTGAAGATTTTAACTATCAGAATGTGCGGATAGATGATAATAAACGAGAGGCATTTACTTTTCAAACAAAAGAAGTATCGTATCCAATCACTTTAAGAATGAGAGGTACACACCAAATTCATAACGCTACACTTGCTGTAATGGCATTGTTGCAACTACGTGATCGTGGATTCTCTAAAGCATTAAATGCGGTTGAAACTGGCATGAGTCAGGCAACGCTTTTCGGTCGGTTTGAACAAATATCAAATCAACCAATAGTAATTGTTGATGGAGCCCATAATGTAGAAGGAATTACAGCGTTTATAAAAACGGTGCAGCGGTATTTCCCAACAGAAGAAAAACAATTACTTTTCGCAGCATTCGTTGATAAGCCAATAAAGCAAATGGTTGGCTTGCTTGAGAGTTATTTTGATACTATTACATTTACAAGTTTTGACCATCAAAGGGCAGCAAAAGCATCAGAATTATATGAACAAGTTGAAAACCACGGTAAAATAGAAGAAGCTGATTGGCAGCAGGCATTACAAAAGATTTTAAATGAGGATAAGGATAAGATTACTTTTATAACAGGTTCATTAGATTTTATTGGAAAAGTTAGGGATTTTTTTGAGTAA
- a CDS encoding ATP-grasp domain-containing protein, which yields MYGWVIYNGNLSSDKFISFSTWIQNAGNKEGMTIEQVKNDQVLSIVDSTGLNLLQSIKQDHLPEFVVFIDKDIPLARQLELMGIRVFNSADAIELCDNKVLMYQALAQKKVTIPKTIIAPKVFSDVTKLTMENFYEIEKALTYPLIIKEGYGSYGEQVFLINDRIQLIERIKLLTNRPFLFQEFIKSSYGRDVRINVVGNEVVAAVKRFATDDFRANVQLGSTMETYQPSEKEKALAIQATKAVGADFAGLDLLFGENDQPIICEVNTNAHIENIFHYTGVNIADHIIAFIKKQVNER from the coding sequence ATGTATGGTTGGGTTATTTATAATGGCAATTTGTCGAGTGATAAATTCATTAGTTTTTCAACATGGATACAGAATGCAGGTAACAAAGAAGGAATGACTATTGAGCAAGTTAAGAATGATCAAGTTCTTTCTATTGTAGATTCTACTGGATTAAACTTACTTCAGTCAATTAAACAAGACCATCTACCAGAATTCGTTGTATTTATTGATAAAGACATTCCATTAGCACGCCAGTTAGAATTAATGGGGATACGGGTCTTTAATTCTGCTGATGCGATTGAGTTATGTGATAATAAGGTATTAATGTACCAAGCTTTAGCACAAAAGAAAGTTACCATTCCCAAAACAATTATTGCACCAAAAGTTTTCTCAGATGTTACTAAACTGACGATGGAAAACTTTTATGAAATTGAAAAAGCATTAACATACCCACTGATTATCAAAGAAGGCTACGGTTCATATGGCGAACAAGTTTTTCTAATTAATGATCGTATCCAATTAATAGAGAGAATAAAACTACTTACTAATCGACCATTTCTATTTCAAGAATTTATTAAATCAAGCTATGGACGCGATGTTCGAATTAATGTTGTAGGAAATGAAGTTGTAGCAGCAGTAAAACGCTTTGCCACTGATGATTTCCGAGCAAATGTCCAATTAGGCAGTACAATGGAAACTTATCAACCTTCCGAGAAAGAAAAAGCTCTAGCTATCCAAGCAACGAAGGCTGTTGGAGCTGATTTTGCTGGTCTAGATTTATTGTTTGGTGAAAATGATCAACCTATTATTTGTGAAGTAAATACAAACGCCCATATAGAAAATATTTTTCATTATACAGGCGTAAATATTGCAGATCACATCATTGCATTTATTAAAAAGCAAGTTAATGAAAGATAA